In the Ramlibacter tataouinensis TTB310 genome, one interval contains:
- a CDS encoding NAD(P)-dependent oxidoreductase, which yields MDILLAERLVPEALAWLQERHTVACRPELAIDASLLRKALYNAQAVVLPRKVVVTREFLDFAPRLRAIARMHVGTDNTDLEACRDRKVRVIQASTANVRSNAEYLLASLLLLYRRGLGATLGGNRHAEVRLGRELFGSVVGIVGLAPTAHALAPMLHGLGVRLVGYDPAIHHTAPIWSRLHIQPLGLNDVLSQADAVSVQVMYASRYQGFVNDKLLAHCKPGQVWVGISRSQLFDAAALARALADGRIDACLLDGAEAGFASRGSPLHDASNLYLTPRLGTHTREARLRASWYVAHRIHETLTTQRTSIFDQIPSQPVPFEDSLGAGESAP from the coding sequence TTGGACATCTTACTTGCGGAGCGCCTGGTGCCGGAGGCCCTGGCGTGGCTGCAGGAGCGTCACACCGTGGCGTGCCGGCCCGAGCTGGCCATCGATGCCAGCCTGCTGCGCAAGGCCCTCTACAACGCCCAGGCCGTGGTGCTGCCGCGCAAGGTGGTGGTCACGCGCGAATTCCTGGATTTCGCGCCGCGCCTGCGCGCCATCGCCCGCATGCACGTGGGCACCGACAACACCGACCTGGAGGCCTGCCGCGACCGCAAGGTGCGGGTGATACAGGCCAGTACCGCGAACGTGCGCTCGAACGCCGAGTACCTGCTGGCCAGCCTGCTACTGCTGTACCGGCGCGGCCTCGGCGCCACCTTGGGCGGCAACCGGCATGCCGAAGTGCGGCTCGGGCGCGAGCTGTTCGGCAGCGTGGTAGGCATCGTCGGCCTGGCGCCCACGGCGCACGCGCTCGCGCCCATGCTGCATGGGCTGGGCGTGCGGCTGGTCGGCTACGACCCGGCCATCCACCACACGGCACCGATCTGGTCGCGCCTGCACATCCAGCCGCTGGGACTGAACGACGTGCTGTCCCAGGCCGACGCCGTGTCCGTGCAGGTGATGTATGCCTCGCGCTACCAGGGTTTCGTCAACGACAAGCTGCTGGCGCACTGCAAGCCCGGGCAGGTGTGGGTGGGCATCAGCCGCTCGCAGCTGTTCGATGCGGCAGCGCTGGCCCGCGCTCTGGCGGACGGCCGCATCGACGCTTGCCTGTTGGACGGCGCGGAGGCCGGCTTCGCCTCGCGGGGCTCGCCGCTGCACGATGCGTCCAACCTTTACCTGACGCCGCGTCTGGGCACGCACACGCGCGAGGCCCGGCTGCGCGCCAGCTGGTACGTGGCGCACCGCATCCACGAGACCCTGACCACGCAGCGCACCAGCATCTTCGACCAGATTCCCAGCCAGCCCGTGCCGTTCGAGGACAGCTTGGGTGCTGGCGAGTCGGCGCCCTAG
- the galU gene encoding UTP--glucose-1-phosphate uridylyltransferase GalU yields MKKFTGINKAVFPVAGLGTRFLPATKAQPKEMLPIVDKPLIQYAVEEAYDAGIRHMVFVNGRNKRAIEDHFDTAYELETELEAAGKNDLLALVNSIKPDDMHCSYVRQSRALGLGHAVLCAQPLVGEEAFAVLLADDLMTGPDGGPSVLKQMVQVFDQTQASVLAVQEVPRDHVKRYGIVAGEASGERLIRVRQMVEKPAPEVAPSRLGVAGRYVLTPSVFDQIRQQPRGTGNEIQLTDGIARLIATEGVYAYAYQGKRYDCGSKQGFLEATVELALKHPEVGPGFQEYIKTTFC; encoded by the coding sequence ATGAAAAAATTCACAGGCATTAACAAAGCGGTTTTCCCGGTGGCGGGCCTGGGAACGCGATTCCTCCCGGCCACCAAGGCGCAGCCCAAGGAGATGCTGCCCATCGTCGACAAGCCTTTGATCCAGTACGCAGTCGAGGAAGCCTACGACGCCGGCATCCGCCACATGGTGTTCGTCAACGGCCGCAACAAGCGGGCCATCGAGGACCATTTCGATACCGCCTACGAGCTGGAGACCGAACTCGAGGCCGCCGGCAAGAACGACCTGCTGGCGCTGGTGAATTCCATCAAGCCCGATGACATGCACTGCTCCTACGTGCGCCAGTCCCGTGCGCTGGGCCTGGGACATGCCGTGCTGTGCGCCCAGCCGCTGGTGGGCGAAGAGGCATTCGCCGTGCTGCTGGCCGACGACCTCATGACCGGCCCGGACGGCGGCCCGTCGGTGCTCAAACAGATGGTCCAGGTGTTCGATCAGACCCAGGCCTCCGTGCTCGCCGTCCAGGAAGTGCCGCGCGATCACGTCAAGCGCTACGGCATCGTCGCCGGCGAAGCCAGCGGCGAACGCCTGATCCGGGTGCGGCAGATGGTCGAGAAGCCCGCCCCCGAGGTGGCGCCTTCGCGCCTGGGGGTGGCCGGCCGCTACGTCCTGACCCCCAGCGTGTTCGACCAGATCCGCCAGCAGCCCCGCGGCACGGGCAACGAGATCCAGCTGACCGACGGCATCGCGCGGCTGATCGCCACCGAGGGCGTCTACGCCTATGCCTACCAGGGCAAGCGCTACGACTGCGGCAGCAAGCAGGGCTTCCTGGAGGCGACGGTGGAGCTGGCGCTCAAGCACCCCGAGGTGGGCCCCGGCTTCCAGGAATACATCAAGACCACCTTCTGCTGA
- a CDS encoding sulfurtransferase TusA family protein — translation MNIDKEIDTRGLNCPLPILKAKKALTDMQTGQLLKVVATDAGSIRDFQAFAKQTGNELVEQRTAGQEFIHVLRRR, via the coding sequence ATGAACATCGACAAGGAAATCGACACGCGTGGCCTGAACTGCCCGCTGCCCATCCTCAAGGCCAAGAAGGCCCTGACCGACATGCAGACCGGCCAGCTGCTCAAGGTGGTGGCCACCGACGCCGGTTCGATCCGCGATTTCCAGGCATTCGCCAAGCAGACCGGCAATGAGCTGGTGGAGCAGCGCACCGCGGGGCAGGAATTCATCCACGTGCTGCGCCGGCGCTGA
- a CDS encoding NUDIX hydrolase, which translates to MSGSADGAYRFCPACATPLRWIAQLEDGGEKQRLRCPACGWTHWNNPTPVLAAVVQYQDKVLLARNAAWQHKMYALITGFMEAGESPQDGIAREVLEETSLRATEVHLIGVYDFQRMNQVIIAYHVVAEGEVRLSPELADWRLYDYDAVKCWPAGTGYALADWLRSRGHQPQFMEFPRSA; encoded by the coding sequence ATGAGCGGGAGCGCGGACGGGGCGTACCGCTTCTGCCCGGCCTGTGCCACGCCGCTGCGGTGGATCGCGCAGCTGGAGGACGGCGGCGAGAAGCAGCGGCTGCGCTGCCCGGCCTGCGGCTGGACGCACTGGAACAACCCGACGCCGGTGCTGGCCGCGGTGGTCCAGTACCAGGACAAGGTGCTGCTGGCGCGCAATGCCGCCTGGCAGCACAAGATGTACGCGCTGATCACCGGCTTCATGGAGGCGGGCGAGTCGCCGCAGGACGGCATCGCGCGCGAGGTGCTGGAGGAGACCAGCCTGCGCGCAACCGAGGTCCATCTCATCGGGGTCTACGACTTCCAGCGCATGAACCAGGTCATCATCGCCTACCACGTGGTGGCCGAGGGTGAGGTCAGGCTCTCGCCCGAGCTGGCCGACTGGCGGCTGTACGACTACGACGCGGTGAAGTGCTGGCCGGCCGGCACCGGCTACGCTCTGGCCGACTGGCTGCGCAGCCGCGGCCACCAGCCGCAGTTCATGGAGTTCCCGCGCAGCGCCTGA
- the cysM gene encoding cysteine synthase CysM — MNYPTIEDAIGKTPLVALQRIGADANRRRGNVVLGKLEGNNPAGSVKDRPAVSMIRRAEERGEIKPGDTLIEATSGNTGIALAMAAAIKGYRMLLIMPEDLSVERAQTMKAFGAELLLTPKSGGMEYARDLAENMQREGRGRVLDQFANPDNPRIHYETTGPELWEQTRGRITHFVSAMGTTGTITGVSRYLKEKNPAVRIIGAQPSEGSRIPGIRKWPQEYLPRIYDPSAVDELVYVSQEDAEEMCRRLAREEGIFAGISAAGACWVAQQVAVQVENATIVFVVCDRGDRYLSTGVFPA, encoded by the coding sequence ATGAACTACCCCACCATCGAAGACGCCATTGGCAAGACACCGCTGGTGGCGCTGCAGCGCATAGGCGCCGACGCCAACCGCCGGCGCGGCAACGTCGTGCTGGGCAAGCTCGAGGGCAACAACCCGGCCGGCTCGGTCAAGGACCGGCCCGCCGTCTCCATGATCCGCCGCGCCGAGGAGCGCGGCGAGATCAAGCCCGGCGATACCCTGATCGAGGCCACCTCGGGCAACACCGGCATCGCCCTGGCCATGGCCGCCGCCATCAAGGGCTACCGCATGCTGCTGATCATGCCGGAGGACCTGTCGGTCGAGCGGGCGCAGACCATGAAGGCGTTCGGCGCCGAGCTGCTGCTCACGCCCAAGAGCGGCGGCATGGAGTACGCGCGCGACCTGGCCGAGAACATGCAGCGCGAGGGCAGGGGCCGCGTGCTGGACCAGTTCGCCAACCCCGACAACCCCCGCATCCACTACGAGACCACCGGCCCCGAGCTGTGGGAGCAGACGCGCGGCCGCATCACCCATTTCGTCAGCGCCATGGGCACCACCGGCACCATCACCGGCGTCTCGCGCTACCTCAAGGAGAAGAACCCGGCGGTGCGCATCATCGGCGCGCAGCCCAGCGAGGGCTCGCGCATCCCCGGCATCCGCAAGTGGCCGCAGGAGTACCTGCCGCGGATCTACGACCCCAGCGCCGTGGACGAGCTGGTCTACGTGAGCCAGGAGGATGCGGAGGAGATGTGCCGCCGGCTGGCGCGCGAGGAAGGCATCTTCGCCGGCATCTCGGCCGCCGGCGCCTGCTGGGTCGCCCAGCAGGTCGCGGTGCAGGTGGAGAACGCGACCATCGTCTTCGTGGTGTGCGACCGCGGCGACCGCTACCTGTCCACCGGGGTGTTCCCCGCATGA
- a CDS encoding H-NS histone family protein produces the protein MATYLELKEQAERLMAQAEQLRQKETEDAINDVKAKIKAYGLTAEDLGLRAAAGAGRRSARAGGTAASAKYRGPDGKTWSGRGRKPQWVVDALKGGKKLDDLAA, from the coding sequence ATGGCTACTTATCTCGAACTCAAGGAACAGGCCGAACGGCTGATGGCGCAGGCCGAGCAGCTGCGCCAGAAGGAAACCGAGGACGCGATCAACGACGTGAAGGCCAAGATCAAGGCCTATGGCCTCACGGCCGAGGACCTGGGCTTGCGCGCCGCCGCCGGCGCAGGTCGGCGCAGTGCCAGGGCGGGCGGGACTGCCGCGAGCGCCAAGTACCGCGGCCCCGACGGCAAGACCTGGTCCGGCCGCGGCCGCAAGCCGCAGTGGGTGGTCGACGCGCTCAAGGGCGGCAAGAAGCTCGACGACCTGGCGGCTTGA
- a CDS encoding S1C family serine protease has translation MVAMRRMQWWGLLVLAFASGGTWAQTPTPQQDAQQQAVVEALTRAHAAVVGVQVEAAEGARSAETLGRLRSGSGVVIAPDGLILTIGYLTLEADSIQVVTADNRTWPARAVAYDPATGFGLVRPLLPLPGVLPVPLGTAADVERGEPLMGAVGGADAGVGVLQLVDKRPFSGYWEYHIDTALFTSPPLSNHSGAPLFNRRGELLGIGSLFVMDAAGEDRRLPGNMFVPVELLKPILEELQQTGTTRQARRPWLGLTSTGQGGRVQVVRVSRDSPAEAAGLRVGDVVLAVDDQRVATLEEFYKRIWAHRNPDDEVRLTIQQGEQVKAVSVKAVDRMTTMVKPAGI, from the coding sequence ATGGTCGCGATGCGTCGAATGCAGTGGTGGGGCTTGCTGGTCCTGGCTTTCGCCTCGGGCGGCACGTGGGCACAGACCCCCACGCCGCAGCAGGACGCGCAGCAGCAGGCCGTGGTGGAGGCGCTCACCCGGGCGCACGCGGCCGTCGTCGGCGTGCAGGTCGAGGCAGCCGAAGGCGCGCGCTCGGCCGAGACCCTGGGGCGCCTGCGCAGCGGCTCGGGCGTGGTGATAGCCCCCGACGGGCTCATCCTCACCATCGGCTACCTGACGCTGGAGGCCGACAGCATCCAGGTGGTCACCGCCGACAACCGCACCTGGCCGGCCCGGGCGGTGGCCTACGATCCGGCCACCGGCTTCGGCTTGGTGCGGCCGCTGCTGCCCCTGCCGGGCGTGCTGCCGGTGCCGCTGGGCACGGCTGCCGATGTCGAGCGGGGTGAGCCGCTGATGGGCGCGGTCGGCGGCGCGGATGCCGGCGTGGGGGTGCTGCAGCTGGTGGACAAGCGCCCGTTCTCCGGCTACTGGGAGTACCACATCGACACGGCCCTGTTCACCAGCCCGCCCTTGTCCAACCACAGCGGCGCGCCGCTGTTCAACCGCCGCGGCGAACTGCTGGGGATAGGCAGCCTGTTCGTGATGGACGCCGCCGGGGAGGACCGCCGCCTGCCGGGCAACATGTTCGTGCCGGTAGAGCTGCTCAAGCCCATCCTGGAGGAACTGCAGCAGACCGGCACGACCCGGCAGGCGCGCCGCCCCTGGCTGGGACTGACCTCCACCGGGCAAGGCGGCCGCGTGCAGGTGGTGCGGGTCAGCCGTGACAGCCCTGCCGAGGCGGCCGGCCTGCGCGTGGGGGACGTGGTGCTGGCGGTGGATGACCAGCGCGTGGCCACGCTGGAGGAGTTCTACAAGCGCATCTGGGCGCACCGCAACCCGGACGACGAGGTGCGGCTCACCATCCAGCAGGGCGAGCAGGTCAAGGCCGTGTCGGTCAAGGCCGTCGATCGCATGACCACCATGGTCAAGCCGGCCGGCATCTGA
- a CDS encoding SDR family oxidoreductase: MPANHNPIGARPARFRRERVLIVGCGDVGQRLARVLAPHTRLLALTSTPQRVGTLRARGITPLVGDLDRPATLGRLAGLATRVVHLAPPPGEGGPAWWRDPRTLALLRVLRRRSPPRSLVYGSTSGVYGDCGGAWVAETRPPAPATPRAQRRAHAEAAVRHYGRATGVRAAILRIPGIYAPDRAGGTPRERLLRGTPVLQAEDDVYTNHIHADDLARAVAAALWRGQSQRVYNASDDTELRMGDYFDLAADLYGLPRPPRVARGTAHDELPLMLLSFMSESRRLLNGRLKRELGLRLRYPTVAQGLRA, from the coding sequence TTGCCCGCAAACCACAACCCCATCGGCGCGCGGCCGGCCCGCTTCCGGCGCGAGCGCGTGCTCATCGTCGGCTGCGGCGACGTGGGGCAGCGCCTGGCCCGCGTGCTGGCGCCGCACACCCGCCTGCTTGCCCTTACCTCCACCCCGCAGCGTGTGGGCACCCTGCGTGCGCGGGGCATCACGCCGCTGGTGGGCGACCTGGACCGGCCCGCCACCCTGGGCCGGCTGGCCGGCCTGGCCACGCGCGTGGTGCATCTGGCGCCGCCGCCCGGCGAGGGCGGGCCCGCCTGGTGGCGCGACCCTCGGACCCTGGCGCTGCTGCGCGTGCTGCGCCGGCGCTCGCCGCCGCGGTCGCTGGTGTACGGGTCGACCAGCGGCGTGTACGGCGACTGCGGCGGCGCCTGGGTTGCCGAGACGCGGCCGCCGGCGCCCGCCACCCCCCGAGCCCAGCGGCGGGCCCATGCCGAGGCGGCGGTGCGCCACTACGGCCGGGCCACCGGCGTGCGCGCCGCCATCCTGCGCATCCCCGGCATCTATGCGCCCGACCGCGCCGGCGGCACGCCGCGCGAGCGGTTGCTGCGCGGCACGCCGGTGCTGCAGGCCGAGGACGACGTCTACACCAACCACATCCATGCGGACGACCTGGCACGCGCGGTGGCGGCAGCGCTGTGGCGCGGCCAGTCCCAGCGCGTCTACAACGCCAGCGACGACACCGAGCTGCGCATGGGCGACTACTTCGACCTGGCGGCCGATCTCTACGGCCTGCCGCGGCCGCCCCGGGTGGCCCGCGGCACTGCGCACGACGAACTGCCCCTGATGCTGCTCAGTTTCATGAGCGAGTCGCGACGGCTGCTGAACGGCCGGCTCAAGCGCGAGCTGGGCCTGCGGCTGCGCTATCCCACGGTGGCGCAGGGCTTGCGGGCCTAG
- a CDS encoding CDP-6-deoxy-delta-3,4-glucoseen reductase gives MTSATAAAGPFQVTVQPSGRSFGATGGETLLAAAIRQGIGLPYGCKDGACGSCKCRKLEGQVVHGPHQSKALSAQEEAAGFILTCSATALTDVVLESRQVTDESAFPIKKMPARVLSLEKKSHDVMIVRLQLPANEPMRYHAGQYIEFILRDGDRRSYSMANAPHTLVRTDAGAPSGPAVELHIRHMAGGKFTSHVFTAMKEKEILRVEGPYGSFFLREDSPKPLVLLASGTGFAPIKAVIEHMRFKGIRRPATLYWGGRRPADLYLDEWVRERCAEMPHLTYVPVVSNALPEDDWTGRTGFVHKAVLEDFPDLSGHQVYACGAPVVVDSARSEYTGLARLPAEEFYADSFTTEADKHKG, from the coding sequence ATGACGAGCGCGACGGCCGCGGCAGGCCCCTTCCAGGTCACGGTGCAGCCCAGCGGCCGCAGCTTCGGCGCTACCGGCGGCGAGACCCTGCTGGCCGCCGCCATCCGCCAGGGCATAGGCCTGCCCTATGGCTGCAAGGACGGTGCCTGCGGCTCGTGCAAGTGCCGCAAGCTGGAAGGCCAGGTGGTGCACGGGCCGCACCAGAGCAAGGCCCTGAGCGCGCAGGAAGAGGCTGCCGGCTTCATCCTGACCTGCAGCGCCACCGCATTGACCGACGTGGTGCTGGAGTCGCGCCAGGTCACCGACGAGAGCGCCTTCCCGATCAAGAAGATGCCGGCGCGCGTGCTGTCGCTGGAGAAGAAGTCCCATGACGTGATGATCGTGCGGCTGCAGCTGCCGGCCAACGAGCCGATGCGCTACCACGCCGGCCAGTACATCGAGTTCATCCTGCGCGACGGCGACCGCCGCAGCTACTCCATGGCCAACGCGCCGCACACCCTGGTGCGCACCGATGCCGGCGCGCCCAGCGGGCCGGCGGTGGAACTGCACATCCGCCACATGGCGGGCGGAAAGTTCACCAGCCACGTGTTCACCGCCATGAAGGAAAAGGAGATCCTGCGCGTGGAAGGGCCCTACGGCAGCTTCTTCCTGCGCGAGGACTCGCCCAAGCCCCTGGTGCTGCTGGCCTCGGGCACCGGCTTCGCACCGATCAAGGCGGTGATCGAGCACATGCGGTTCAAGGGCATCCGGCGGCCGGCCACGCTGTACTGGGGCGGCCGCCGGCCGGCCGACCTGTACCTGGACGAGTGGGTGCGCGAGCGCTGTGCCGAGATGCCGCACCTCACTTATGTGCCGGTGGTCTCCAACGCCCTGCCCGAGGACGACTGGACGGGCCGCACCGGCTTCGTGCACAAGGCGGTGCTGGAGGACTTTCCCGACCTGTCCGGCCACCAGGTCTACGCCTGCGGCGCGCCCGTCGTGGTCGATTCGGCGCGCAGCGAGTACACCGGCCTGGCCCGGCTGCCGGCCGAGGAGTTCTATGCCGACTCGTTCACCACCGAGGCGGACAAGCACAAGGGCTGA
- a CDS encoding Bug family tripartite tricarboxylate transporter substrate binding protein, with product MKRRNLLLVPAAAALAAPLPGWAQPRPLRIIVPYAAGGPIDVTARVLAEGVKDSLGPVIIENRPGGGGNIGADVVAKAAPDGLTLGISAVATHAINPWLFSKMPYDAARDFTPITQMVRVPNVLVMNADTAVRLKINTLPDLIAYAKANPGKLNYGSGGNGSAGHLAGEMFKRDAGIFAVHIPYNGGNPAQLALLSGQVDFNFDNLATAAPNIRSGRLKALAVTTLQRSTSLPEVPPVAQTLPGFAIDTWWGLVGPAGLARDTVQRLNQAFVAALQAPETRSRFAQLLAEPVSTSPEEFGAFMQAELVRYEKIVKASGAKVD from the coding sequence ATGAAGCGAAGAAACCTTCTGCTGGTCCCCGCGGCCGCCGCCCTCGCCGCCCCTTTGCCCGGCTGGGCACAGCCCCGGCCCCTGCGCATCATCGTGCCCTATGCCGCCGGCGGGCCGATCGACGTGACGGCGCGGGTGCTGGCCGAGGGGGTCAAGGACAGCCTGGGCCCGGTCATCATCGAGAACCGGCCGGGCGGCGGCGGCAACATCGGCGCCGACGTGGTCGCCAAGGCTGCCCCGGATGGGCTGACCCTGGGCATCTCGGCGGTAGCCACGCACGCCATCAATCCCTGGCTGTTCAGCAAGATGCCGTACGACGCGGCCCGTGACTTCACCCCCATCACCCAGATGGTGCGCGTGCCCAATGTGCTGGTGATGAACGCCGACACCGCCGTGCGGCTGAAGATCAACACCTTGCCCGACCTGATCGCCTATGCCAAGGCCAACCCCGGCAAGCTCAACTACGGCTCGGGCGGCAATGGCAGCGCGGGCCACCTGGCGGGCGAGATGTTCAAGCGGGACGCCGGCATCTTCGCCGTCCACATCCCCTACAACGGCGGCAATCCGGCGCAGCTGGCGCTGCTGTCGGGCCAGGTCGACTTCAACTTCGACAACCTGGCGACTGCCGCGCCGAACATCCGCTCGGGCCGCCTCAAGGCCCTGGCCGTGACCACCCTGCAGCGCTCAACCAGCCTGCCCGAGGTGCCGCCGGTGGCCCAGACGCTGCCCGGTTTCGCCATCGATACCTGGTGGGGACTGGTGGGTCCGGCCGGGCTGGCGCGCGACACCGTGCAGCGGCTCAACCAGGCTTTCGTTGCTGCGCTGCAGGCGCCTGAGACGCGCTCGCGCTTCGCCCAGCTGCTGGCGGAGCCGGTGTCCACCTCGCCCGAAGAGTTCGGCGCCTTCATGCAGGCCGAGCTCGTCAGGTACGAAAAAATAGTCAAGGCCTCTGGCGCCAAGGTAGACTGA
- a CDS encoding outer membrane beta-barrel protein: protein MPTLKPFPSAAAVAAALLVLLVAVPVWAQPSSSPGGSGTSLSGGRGGYLGLNVGRSSYRLPCGPSSLTCDTDDESLNLYAGTLLGSFWGAEVGLLDMGRVERAGGRTRARGLNLSLVARAPVWQSAGVFGKLGTTYGRTDTSVQTGGDIPGGSENGFGLSFGAGISWDFTPRLSAVLEWDSHDFRFAGGGRDPVRSTSLGLQYRY, encoded by the coding sequence ATGCCAACCCTCAAACCCTTTCCGTCGGCTGCCGCGGTCGCAGCTGCGCTGCTGGTCCTGCTCGTGGCAGTGCCGGTATGGGCCCAGCCTTCCTCGTCGCCCGGCGGCTCCGGCACGTCCCTGAGCGGCGGCCGCGGCGGTTACCTCGGCCTGAACGTGGGCCGCTCCAGCTACCGCCTCCCTTGCGGCCCCTCGTCGCTGACCTGCGACACCGACGACGAGTCGCTGAACCTGTATGCCGGCACCCTGCTGGGCAGCTTCTGGGGTGCCGAGGTCGGCTTGCTCGACATGGGCCGGGTGGAACGCGCGGGCGGACGCACGCGGGCGCGGGGCCTGAATCTCAGCCTGGTCGCGCGCGCGCCGGTGTGGCAATCGGCCGGCGTGTTCGGCAAGCTGGGGACCACTTACGGCCGCACCGACACCTCGGTCCAGACGGGCGGCGACATCCCCGGAGGCAGCGAGAACGGCTTCGGCCTGTCCTTCGGCGCCGGCATCAGCTGGGACTTCACCCCGCGGCTGTCGGCGGTGCTGGAATGGGACAGCCACGACTTCCGCTTCGCCGGCGGCGGGCGCGATCCCGTGCGCTCGACCAGCCTTGGCCTGCAATACCGGTACTGA
- a CDS encoding ABC transporter ATP-binding protein: protein MAQTLLKVSGLKVAYGGIQAVKGVDFEVREGELVTLIGSNGAGKTTTMKAITGTLPLAGGDIEYLGRSIKGKGAWDLVRQGLAMVPEGRGVFTRMTITENLQMGAHIRNDRAGIASDMDKVFTIFPRLKERRDQLAGTMSGGEQQMLAMGRALMSRPKVLLLDEPSMGLSPLMVDKIFEVVREVYAQGVTVLLVEQNASRALQIADRGYVMESGLITMTGEARQMLSDPKVRAAYLGE, encoded by the coding sequence ATGGCGCAGACACTGCTGAAGGTCAGCGGCCTGAAGGTCGCCTACGGCGGCATCCAGGCCGTCAAGGGCGTGGATTTCGAGGTGCGCGAGGGCGAGCTGGTCACGCTGATCGGCTCCAACGGCGCGGGCAAGACCACCACCATGAAGGCCATCACCGGCACCTTGCCGCTGGCCGGCGGGGACATCGAGTACCTGGGCCGCAGCATCAAGGGCAAGGGCGCCTGGGACCTGGTCAGGCAGGGCCTGGCCATGGTGCCGGAGGGCCGCGGCGTGTTCACCCGCATGACCATCACCGAGAACCTGCAGATGGGCGCGCACATCCGCAACGACCGGGCCGGCATCGCCTCCGACATGGACAAGGTGTTCACCATCTTCCCGCGGCTGAAGGAGCGGCGCGACCAGCTGGCCGGCACCATGTCCGGCGGCGAGCAGCAGATGCTGGCCATGGGCCGGGCGCTGATGAGCCGGCCCAAGGTGCTGCTGCTGGACGAACCCTCCATGGGCCTGTCGCCCCTCATGGTGGACAAGATTTTCGAGGTGGTGCGCGAGGTCTACGCCCAGGGCGTCACCGTGCTGCTGGTCGAGCAGAACGCCAGCCGCGCGCTGCAGATCGCCGATCGCGGCTACGTGATGGAGTCGGGCCTGATCACCATGACGGGCGAAGCCCGGCAGATGCTCAGTGATCCCAAGGTGCGCGCTGCCTACCTGGGCGAGTAA
- a CDS encoding ABC transporter ATP-binding protein — MAETVLRVAGISKRFGGLQALSDVGVTIERGQVYGLIGPNGAGKTTFFNVITGLYTPDGGSFELAGKPYRPTAVHEVAKAGIARTFQNIRLFADMTALENVMVGRHIRTGSGLLGAILRTRKFRAEEDAIARRAQELLDYVGIGRYADYKARTLSYGDQRRLEIARALATDPQLIALDEPAAGMNATEKVQLRELINRIRHDGRTILLIEHDVKLVMGLCDRVTVLDYGKQIAEGTPADVQRNEKVIEAYLGHGHGTGAAAAQGGGH; from the coding sequence ATGGCAGAAACGGTTCTCCGGGTAGCCGGCATCTCCAAGCGCTTCGGCGGCCTGCAGGCCCTGTCGGACGTGGGGGTGACCATCGAGCGCGGCCAGGTCTACGGCCTGATCGGCCCCAACGGCGCGGGCAAGACCACGTTCTTCAACGTGATCACCGGCCTGTACACGCCCGACGGCGGCAGCTTCGAGCTGGCCGGCAAGCCCTACCGGCCCACCGCGGTGCACGAGGTGGCCAAGGCCGGCATCGCGCGCACCTTCCAGAACATCCGCCTGTTCGCCGACATGACGGCACTGGAGAACGTGATGGTGGGCCGGCACATCCGCACCGGCTCCGGCCTGCTGGGCGCCATCCTGCGCACCCGCAAGTTCAGGGCCGAGGAGGACGCCATCGCCCGGCGCGCGCAGGAGCTGCTCGACTACGTCGGCATCGGCCGGTACGCCGACTACAAGGCCCGCACGCTGTCCTACGGCGACCAGCGCCGGCTGGAGATCGCCCGCGCCCTGGCCACCGACCCGCAGCTGATCGCGCTGGACGAGCCGGCGGCCGGCATGAACGCCACCGAGAAAGTGCAGCTGCGCGAGCTGATCAACCGCATCCGCCACGACGGGCGCACCATCCTGCTGATCGAGCACGACGTCAAGCTGGTGATGGGTCTGTGCGACCGCGTCACGGTGCTGGACTACGGCAAGCAAATCGCCGAGGGCACGCCGGCCGACGTGCAGAGGAACGAGAAGGTGATCGAGGCCTACCTCGGTCACGGGCACGGCACGGGTGCCGCCGCGGCGCAGGGCGGAGGGCATTGA